A genomic window from Dermacentor silvarum isolate Dsil-2018 chromosome 9, BIME_Dsil_1.4, whole genome shotgun sequence includes:
- the LOC125939836 gene encoding uncharacterized protein LOC125939836 — protein MKYLMICLTVVNLRYRTVSNPKVQLILRGVEFSEHSQETEYYNYLGNGGIDGLKSLYGIVEFVKKKNKTYGEFDMVYFSTGYVLRNIGQSHQHVRFYIVAPLY, from the exons ATGAAGTACCTTATGATATGCCTTACTGTC GTGAACTTGCGGTACCGCACCGTTTCTAATCCTAAGGTCCAGCTCATCTTGCGGGGCGTCGAGTTCAGTGAG CATAGCCAGGAGACCGAATACTACAATTATCTTGGAAATGGTGGAATCGATGGATTGAAATCGCTGTACGGAATAGTAGAATTTGTGAAAAAGAAGAACAAAACATACGGTGAATTCGACATGGTTTACTTCTCAACTGGGTACGTCCTGCGTAATATCGGCCAGAGTCACCAGCATGTCCGTTTCTATATAGTTGCACCGCTTTACTGA